A part of Larkinella insperata genomic DNA contains:
- the xerD gene encoding site-specific tyrosine recombinase XerD, whose translation MWQSYINAFKNYLKLERSLAENSVEAYLRDVTKLREFLELSGETVAPVGVTEDLIFDFLAYLTDLGLSAQSQARILSGLKGFYKFLLLENAIQTDPTQLIDGPKLSRKLPDTLSFPEIEAILSAIDLSTPGGTRDRAMIEMLYSSGLRVSELLDLRLTNCYFEVGFIRITGKGNKMRLVPIGKDAIKHTTLYVEHVRSQLDIQKGAEDTVFLNLRGSTLSRVSVFKIIKKLAIEAGVQKEISPHTFRHSFATHLIEGGADLRAVQQMLGHESITTTEIYTHLDRDYLKQIITDFHPRS comes from the coding sequence GTGTGGCAAAGTTACATTAACGCATTTAAAAACTACCTGAAACTGGAACGTTCGCTGGCCGAAAATTCCGTTGAAGCCTACCTGCGCGACGTTACCAAGTTGCGTGAATTTCTGGAATTGTCCGGCGAAACCGTTGCCCCCGTTGGGGTTACCGAAGACCTGATCTTCGATTTTCTGGCGTACCTGACGGATCTGGGGTTGTCGGCCCAGTCACAGGCCCGCATCCTGTCCGGTCTGAAAGGGTTCTATAAATTTTTGCTGCTGGAAAACGCGATTCAAACCGATCCGACGCAGCTCATCGACGGCCCAAAACTTAGCCGGAAACTGCCCGACACGCTCAGCTTCCCGGAAATTGAAGCCATTCTGAGCGCCATCGATCTCTCGACGCCCGGCGGCACCCGCGACCGCGCCATGATTGAAATGCTGTACAGTTCCGGCCTGCGCGTCTCCGAACTCCTCGACCTGCGGCTGACCAACTGTTATTTTGAAGTGGGATTTATCCGGATCACCGGAAAAGGTAACAAGATGCGGCTGGTGCCCATCGGCAAAGACGCCATCAAACACACCACGCTGTACGTGGAGCACGTCCGGAGCCAACTGGACATTCAGAAAGGAGCCGAAGACACGGTTTTCTTAAATCTGCGGGGCAGCACGCTCTCGCGCGTTTCGGTTTTCAAAATCATCAAGAAATTGGCCATTGAAGCCGGAGTTCAAAAGGAGATCAGCCCCCACACGTTCCGGCACTCGTTTGCAACGCATCTGATCGAGGGCGGGGCCGATTTGCGGGCCGTTCAGCAGATGCTCGGGCATGAATCCATCACAACTACCGAGATTTATACGCACCTCGACCGGGATTACCTCAAGCAGATCATCACAGATTTTCACCCGCGTTCTTAA
- a CDS encoding class I SAM-dependent methyltransferase: MGQLTSFIKRKIFRINRERWNYQYDKGLWEGLKGLNELARFSVIVGYIKYLKPGQPEMLEIGCGEGLLQQRLQIQNYGRFVGIDISDSAIQTAQAQGDEKCTYEVDDMDKYQPEGTFDLIIFNESIYYSRHPLETLQRYATHLKANGLLVVTINDHKHSDELWQTIRDGFDLLDEATTVTSKSTCVCKILLPKGAKAES; the protein is encoded by the coding sequence ATGGGCCAACTTACGTCGTTTATCAAACGCAAGATTTTCCGCATCAACCGCGAACGCTGGAATTACCAATATGACAAAGGTCTGTGGGAGGGGTTGAAAGGACTTAACGAACTGGCCCGGTTTAGCGTCATTGTCGGCTATATCAAATACCTTAAGCCCGGGCAACCCGAAATGTTGGAAATTGGGTGCGGGGAAGGACTCCTGCAGCAGCGGCTTCAGATCCAGAATTACGGACGGTTTGTAGGGATCGATATTTCGGACAGTGCGATTCAGACGGCACAGGCTCAGGGTGACGAAAAATGTACCTACGAGGTAGACGATATGGACAAATACCAGCCCGAGGGCACATTTGACCTGATTATTTTCAACGAGTCAATTTACTACAGCCGTCATCCGCTCGAAACCCTTCAGCGGTACGCCACGCATTTGAAAGCCAATGGCTTACTGGTCGTCACGATTAACGACCATAAACATAGCGACGAGCTTTGGCAAACCATCAGGGACGGTTTTGATTTGCTGGACGAAGCCACTACCGTTACTTCCAAATCCACCTGCGTTTGTAAAATTCTTCTCCCCAAAGGGGCCAAAGCCGAAAGCTGA
- a CDS encoding SixA phosphatase family protein yields the protein MKKVLYLVRHAKAEDRTSFQRDHDRDLVSEGIMAAARVGRHLAAMGVKPDCLISSTANRAKDTGKVMAEQLHIDPESMVLEARLFDGGPKAYMAAINEVNRECQSVMLFGHNPDISYFAEFLTHADVGSMSKGAVAIIEFDGLEWAEVSGRTGQLVDLISPKKLKES from the coding sequence ATGAAGAAAGTACTCTACCTCGTCCGTCACGCAAAGGCTGAAGATCGGACCAGTTTTCAGCGTGATCACGACCGCGACCTGGTTTCGGAAGGTATTATGGCCGCGGCCCGGGTGGGGCGTCATTTAGCCGCGATGGGCGTAAAGCCCGACTGCCTCATCAGCAGCACGGCCAATCGGGCCAAAGACACGGGGAAAGTGATGGCGGAACAACTGCACATCGATCCGGAATCGATGGTGCTGGAAGCCAGGCTGTTTGATGGCGGGCCGAAAGCTTACATGGCCGCCATCAATGAAGTCAACCGCGAATGCCAGTCGGTTATGCTTTTTGGTCATAATCCAGACATCTCTTATTTCGCCGAATTTCTGACGCATGCCGATGTGGGTTCAATGAGCAAAGGAGCCGTTGCCATTATCGAGTTTGACGGGCTGGAGTGGGCCGAAGTATCGGGCCGGACGGGTCAACTGGTTGATCTGATTTCGCCGAAAAAATTAAAAGAATCATGA
- a CDS encoding peptide chain release factor 3, with protein MSTTQEISRRRTFAIISHPDAGKTTLTEKLLLFGGAIQTAGAVKSNKIKKSATSDFMEIEKQRGISVATSVMTFEYRDLKINILDTPGHKDFAEDTYRTLTAVDSVILVIDCVKGVEEQTERLMEVCRMRDTPVIIFINKLDREGQNPFDLLDELEAKLNIKVRPLTWPVNMGSDFKGVYSLYDKTMNFFRVNKTKVEDDILEIDINTPVLEQKVGARDAEQLREDAELIEGVYDPFDRQTYLEGKVAPVFFGSAVNNFGVKELLDTFCDISPEPIARATDKRVVLPEEAKFTGFVFKIHANLDPRHRDRIAFLRICSGTFERGKFYHHTRLDKDIRFSSPFSFMADSKSIVEEGFPGDVVGLYDTGSFKIGDTLTEGEDLQYTGIPSFSPEIFKELINADPMKSKQLEKGIQQLTDEGVAQLFTLISGNRKIVGTVGELQFDVIQYRLEHEYGAKCRWVSMPVSKACWLTSDDKKKLDEFIRLKGLAIAYDKDGNPVFLAESDWILRMNIQNNPDIKFHFTSEFKTAVEA; from the coding sequence ATGAGTACGACACAGGAAATCAGCCGTCGCCGGACCTTTGCAATCATCAGTCACCCGGATGCCGGGAAAACGACGTTGACGGAAAAACTGCTGCTCTTCGGGGGAGCAATCCAAACCGCCGGAGCCGTCAAATCCAACAAAATCAAGAAGTCGGCCACGTCGGACTTCATGGAAATTGAAAAACAACGCGGTATTTCGGTGGCCACGTCGGTAATGACGTTTGAATACCGTGACCTTAAGATTAACATTCTGGACACACCCGGTCACAAAGACTTTGCGGAAGACACCTACCGGACGCTGACGGCCGTTGACAGTGTTATTTTGGTCATCGACTGCGTGAAGGGCGTGGAGGAACAAACCGAACGGTTGATGGAAGTTTGCCGGATGCGCGACACGCCGGTAATTATTTTTATCAACAAACTCGACCGCGAGGGCCAGAATCCGTTCGATCTGCTGGACGAACTCGAAGCCAAGCTGAATATCAAAGTCCGCCCGCTGACCTGGCCGGTCAACATGGGTTCGGATTTCAAAGGCGTTTACAGCCTGTACGATAAAACAATGAACTTCTTCCGCGTCAACAAAACGAAGGTGGAAGACGACATTCTCGAAATTGACATCAACACGCCCGTGCTGGAGCAGAAAGTGGGCGCGCGCGATGCGGAACAGCTGCGCGAAGATGCTGAACTGATTGAGGGCGTCTACGACCCCTTCGACCGGCAAACGTACCTGGAAGGCAAAGTAGCCCCGGTATTTTTCGGATCGGCGGTGAACAACTTCGGGGTTAAAGAATTGCTCGATACTTTCTGCGACATTTCGCCCGAACCCATTGCCCGCGCGACCGACAAACGGGTTGTGCTGCCGGAAGAAGCGAAGTTCACCGGGTTTGTTTTCAAGATTCACGCCAACCTCGACCCGCGCCACCGCGACCGGATTGCGTTTCTGCGCATCTGCTCGGGCACTTTTGAACGGGGGAAATTTTACCACCACACCCGGCTGGACAAAGACATCCGGTTTTCGAGTCCGTTCAGCTTCATGGCCGACAGCAAAAGCATTGTTGAGGAAGGCTTTCCCGGCGATGTGGTTGGTTTGTACGATACCGGCTCGTTTAAAATCGGCGACACGCTGACGGAGGGCGAAGACCTGCAATACACCGGTATTCCGAGTTTTTCACCCGAAATTTTCAAAGAACTTATCAATGCCGACCCCATGAAATCCAAGCAACTGGAAAAAGGGATTCAGCAATTGACCGACGAAGGAGTAGCGCAGTTGTTTACGTTAATCAGCGGAAACCGCAAAATTGTCGGTACGGTGGGTGAACTGCAATTTGACGTAATCCAGTACCGTCTCGAACACGAATACGGTGCCAAATGCCGCTGGGTTTCCATGCCGGTTTCCAAGGCCTGCTGGCTCACTTCGGACGACAAGAAAAAACTCGATGAATTCATTCGTCTGAAAGGACTGGCCATTGCGTACGACAAAGACGGCAATCCGGTGTTCCTGGCCGAATCCGACTGGATTCTGCGAATGAACATTCAGAATAACCCCGATATTAAGTTCCACTTCACGTCCGAGTTCAAGACGGCGGTGGAAGCGTAA